Proteins encoded together in one Deinococcus hopiensis KR-140 window:
- the miaA gene encoding tRNA (adenosine(37)-N6)-dimethylallyltransferase MiaA yields the protein MTPAAPPPIPILTAPTAAGKTALALHLAEQFGLEIVAADAFTVYRGLDIGTAKPTPTERAAVPHHLLDVADVREGYDVARYVREAEAALADILARHRRPLIVGGTGFYLSGLTRGLPLTPPVDPGVRAEVEAELERRGLDALLGDVEAVNPAEASRLERNPRRVVRALEVYRRTGRFPGEFGHSTPAFTYRAFAFTRPWPELEGRIAARVKAMLAGGWPEEAAWLASQVPPERGSRPTAWQALGYREALAVYGGHLLPEEAGARIALATRQYAKRQLTWAQTQLRAEVGGAPQGVAGALTAFLGSDRGTKSG from the coding sequence GTGACGCCCGCCGCGCCCCCCCCGATTCCCATCCTCACCGCCCCCACGGCCGCGGGCAAGACGGCGCTGGCGCTGCACCTCGCCGAACAATTTGGACTGGAGATCGTCGCCGCCGATGCCTTTACCGTCTACCGGGGGCTGGACATCGGCACCGCCAAGCCGACGCCCACAGAGCGGGCCGCCGTGCCTCATCATCTGCTTGACGTGGCCGACGTGCGTGAGGGCTACGACGTCGCCCGCTACGTGCGTGAGGCGGAGGCAGCTCTGGCAGACATTCTCGCGCGGCACAGGCGACCACTCATCGTGGGGGGCACAGGCTTTTACCTCTCGGGCCTGACGCGGGGGCTGCCGCTGACCCCCCCGGTGGACCCCGGGGTGCGGGCCGAGGTGGAAGCGGAACTGGAGCGGCGGGGCCTCGACGCCTTGCTCGGGGATGTGGAGGCGGTGAACCCCGCCGAGGCCTCACGTCTGGAGCGCAATCCCCGCCGGGTGGTGCGCGCGCTGGAGGTCTACCGCCGCACCGGCCGTTTTCCCGGCGAGTTCGGCCACAGCACGCCCGCCTTCACGTACCGGGCCTTTGCCTTCACCCGTCCCTGGCCTGAGCTGGAGGGACGAATTGCTGCCCGGGTAAAGGCCATGCTCGCGGGTGGCTGGCCGGAGGAAGCCGCTTGGCTCGCCTCGCAGGTGCCCCCGGAACGCGGGTCCCGCCCCACCGCCTGGCAGGCCCTGGGTTACCGGGAAGCGCTGGCCGTCTATGGGGGCCATTTGCTCCCCGAGGAGGCCGGCGCCAGAATCGCCCTCGCCACCCGCCAGTACGCCAAACGGCAGCTGACCTGGGCGCAGACGCAACTCAGGGCCGAGGTGGGCGGCGCGCCGCAGGGGGTGGCGGGGGCGTTGACGGCGTTTCTGGGCAGCGACCGGGGAACCAAGTCCGGTTGA
- a CDS encoding Hsp20/alpha crystallin family protein, producing MNEPVLARLQQLMTLREEVETLGGAGVWTPPADWVDDQTHLLLLLDVPGVDPGSLELEEAGMDLTVAGRREVPERLLSSERPGGTFTRALRFPEPVLPQSGQASLSGGVLTVRFEKRHPTIDVDASEANDE from the coding sequence ATGAATGAGCCGGTGCTTGCCCGCCTTCAACAGCTTATGACCCTCCGCGAGGAGGTCGAGACGCTGGGGGGCGCGGGCGTCTGGACCCCTCCCGCCGACTGGGTGGACGATCAGACCCACCTGCTGCTGCTGCTCGACGTGCCGGGCGTGGACCCAGGCAGCCTGGAACTGGAGGAGGCCGGAATGGACCTGACCGTCGCGGGCCGCCGCGAGGTGCCCGAGCGGCTGCTCAGTTCGGAACGGCCCGGCGGGACCTTTACCCGCGCCCTGCGCTTTCCCGAGCCCGTGCTGCCCCAGAGTGGACAGGCGAGCCTCAGCGGCGGCGTCCTGACGGTGCGCTTCGAGAAACGCCACCCGACGATTGATGTGGACGCCAGCGAGGCCAACGACGAGTAG